A single region of the Vespula pensylvanica isolate Volc-1 chromosome 8, ASM1446617v1, whole genome shotgun sequence genome encodes:
- the LOC122630995 gene encoding glutaredoxin-related protein 5, mitochondrial, giving the protein MLNVGGRLTRIIIRSFATKSDEIGNLVKKNKVVVFMKGIPDEPRCGFSNAVVQIFRMHGVPYDAHDVLQDEELRQGIKEYSKWPTIPQVFINGDFVGGCDILLEMHRNGELVEELKKVGIKSALLDKENTSQSESTKSKE; this is encoded by the exons atgttgaaCGTCGGAGGAAGACTGACACGAATTATTATTCGGAGTTTCGCTACGAAATCCGACGAAATTGGGAATCTCGTAAAA aaaaataaagttgTTGTCTTTATGAAAGGCATACCAGACGAACCAAGATGTGGTTTCAGTAATGCGGTAGTTCAGATATTTAGAATGCATGGCGTACCTTATGACGCTCATGATGTCCTACAAGACGAAGAACTTAGACAAG GtattaaagaatattcaaAATGGCCGACGATACCGCAAGTATTTATCAATGGGGATTTTGTTGGTGGAtgcgatattttattagaaatgcATAGAAATGGCGAACTAGTAGAAGAATTGAAGAAAGTAGGTATTAAAAGCGCCTTGttggataaagaaaatacttcTCAAAGCGAATCTACAAAGTCCAAGGAGTAG